The Erigeron canadensis isolate Cc75 chromosome 1, C_canadensis_v1, whole genome shotgun sequence genome segment TATATATACATGgtttaatggaaaaaaaaatgaaatatgttTTTCTACTTTTTCGAGGTACTCAGAAGTCCCACATGCCACATACATCCAAATGTTGCGCAGGCAAAATGACAAAAACAAACGCTGGAGCCTCGCGTTACAAATGCGAAGGGGCACGAAAAATAAGAAGGTGGAACGCCCCCGGGACCAAGACCGGGCGTTCTGATGGCGTTCTGCACGAAAAAAGAGAGTGGGAACGGGCTACTCCTCAGCTTGGTATATAGGTTGTTAACCGCACAAATAAAGTGATAGAATTATTGTAATaagttgataaatataataaagacAAATAAAGTGGTAGTTTGGCACCAAAAGTAGTAATactcaaattaatataaaagttgctTGGTATCGAAAATCTGTTTTGAGTGTTTTACCTTAAATACATGATCATGTTCACATATTTTGACGTTTGAAACAcacattacatatataaaactgAAATAGTAAAGTCGATCTTAAAtgtgttttaatatattttgcaaGATGGGTTGcctttatattttttgaacggTAATGGTTGCCTTTATTGTGGCATAACATGTGGTAATCAACTCTTTAAAGAGATGCCATTCCAAAAAAAACTCTTCAAAGAGATATATGTTACAAATGCTGATAGGCTGCACATTTGTAAAGCTTCTAAGTTGACAGGTTAATCTATGATCTCTTTATACAACAATCCCTCtcacaatatatatgtttgaactTTGTTTGGCACTTATTGTTTATACTATGATATCTAACATAACATAACTgttgacatatatataatatctgaCTGCATACATTCTCACAATTTTTGTTTGAACTGAAGGCAGGATTGGAGCACAAATCAGTTACCGCAGCAGAAACCAGCTTCAATTCAATCACTTTGTGTACGTGTAACGAATAGATGGTACGATAAATGACCCACAcatgttaattaattagtagaTACACTTACCTCATGTTCTGATAGTACTCATTCTCATTGCAGGGTTTCTTGATGATGCGGCTAGTATTTTTGAGCTTTTGGTGCATTGCATTGAGCCCAAGGGCTGCAACTGCAACCGATTTTGATGTAACAACTTATGGTGCATATGGCGACGGGATGACAGATGACTCCCCAGTAAACCATCATTTAGTCAAAAGGAACTACTCACTAATTACGAGTTACTTTACTGTTTCCTTATCATGTATGTTCATGTTTGTAGGCTTTTGTTCAAGCATGGGCTGATTTATGTGGAGATACTTCAGAATACCCGACAATGATCATACCCCCAAACATGACGTTTTTATTAAGCCCTGTGGTGTTTGACGGTTCATCATGCGTGGCCCCTGCTGTAAATATCAAGGTTGGCATTTGGtttaattataacaaaaaaattattaatatgggTATGGATTTGCATAACAAGTTAATTAAGCCCATACGTACCCTCAGAGCAAAATAGAAGGAGACTCAAACGCATGATCAGTTATATATACTAAGAAAGAACAATTATTAATCCATGATGTCATAGTTATTATAATTTACGGCATATTTGTTTTGATGGATAGCTTTTGGGCAGCATCACTGCACCTGATACACTTGATGGATGGAAAGATTGTGCAGAGAATCGCTTTTGGCTATATTTCACATCAGTGCAAGGACTCACTATTGATGGACCTGGCCAAATTGATGGCCAGGGTTCAGTCTGGTGGAGAGTACAGGTTACATTTATATAATCAAGCTTAAGTGTTAAATATTGAATATAACTGTAAAAGATTTAGACTTATTCTTACTTTTTTTGTTACAGGAGACAACTGATACTTGTCAGCGACCATCGGTAAGATTCTATATTTTACAGATGGATGTCAACGCTGCGAAAATTACCTAATATACAAGTACTGTGAATTTTTTAGGCATTACATTTTCATTCATGCAAGGGCCTTCGGCTGAATGGCACAAAACATATAAACAGCCCATTTCTTCATATTAGCATCACTAATTGCCAGGATGTGGATATCGGACACCTTCATATAATAGCACCCGAGGACAGTCCAAATACTGATGGGATCGACATCAGTGCTTCATCACAGATTACTATCCACGACTCAAATATTCAAACCGGTATGCCATTTATATATGCTTGTTACTTCATATTAACACATTTCTTGtaagtttcaatcttcaatTGTTGCAGTACATGTACACTTGAATATATAGGTGATGATTGTGTGGCTATTAATGGTGGCGTTAGCGATATGAATGTGACACGTGTGTTGTGTGGACCTGGTCATGGCATAAGGTAAACATATGAAAGATGATGCTTATTTGGATCTCTTAGGTCATCACCAGTAAGAAAATGAAACCAATAAATATTTATGGATGTGTATATGCAGTATCGGAAGCCTTGGGGAAAACAGTGAATATGATACAGTCGAAAATGTGCATATACAAAACTGTAACATCACAGGAACAGTAACGGGACTTCGAATCAAGACAGTACCGGTAAAGCTAAATATAACTTCATGATACTTCTATAAGGCTAATCAACTTTGGCTTTAacagttaaaacacataaactTTAATAACATACTCCCAATGAAAGGCAGTGTAATATATAAGCAAACAAGTACTAATTAACTAATGACTAAACAAGCGTGAATCATGTTGTTAGGATGGAACGGGGTATGCTAAGGCGATCGTATTTCAAGACATTTATCTCGTGGATGTTCTAAATCCAATAGTAATAGATCAACATTACATCACACGATCTACAAATGATGATAATTCCACTGTACCAATGGTTAGTCAATAACAACAATCTGCAGATTCCTCATCTCTGTAAAGGATATACAGTATATTATATTCATaactactttatttttattcttctGTATTTGGATTAGGAATCAGCACTACACGTGAGTGACGTGCAGTATATAAACATATACGGGTCATCAGCAACAACGCAAGCGGTTATTTTTAATTGCAGCGATGCATTTACATGTACTGATATTGTGacaaaaaatgttcaaatcacaGGTGACAGTATTGCTTATTGTGTAAACGTCGAAGGAAATTTTGTTGATACTACGCCTAATATTACTTGTATTTAGATTCATTTTATGTAGCCACCCTTCATTTGTGATTTTTGATATGTTAATTTGTAGTAATaaattgaatttaaattttagttaatATGAATTTTAAAGTTTTCGGCAAAAATGGTATTCATGTGTTAACCCAAACTCCCAAAGTAAGCTGACCCTCCATTTCAATCTCAACTGAACTAAAGAGTTTACCTAACAACCCACGGACCAGCACTACAAAATTGTTGGCCCAACCTAATTACAATGGGGCGAGGTTCTGACGTATATTGCTATTtagatttacatataaaaattatccaCAGTATCTTATGGGTTTCAATGTTAGCAGTACACCAACTCATGTAAAacaagaaaaagtaaaaaacttaACAGAACAGAACCGAGGAATAGAGAAACTTCTTCTGGCCGCACTAGGCAAATCATACTCTTAAGGACATCAGCCAGTCCGGGGTAGAATATGTTGAACTGAAAGAAGGTACAAAAGAAAACCAATGAGGTGATCATATAAGAAGTGAAAACAATGTAAACTCAAGTTCATAATCATTTAGGATGTTATGCATGGGGTTTGTAACGGGCCTTTGGGTCAGTGGCACTACACATAATAACAGCCCAAATCTTCATATCAGCATAGTCAATTGCAAGGATGTAGATATCAGAAATATTCAGTCTTTATCACCTGGAGACAATCCGAACACTGATGGAATCAACATCACTGCTTGCTCATGTATAAGTTATCCATGAATTTAATATTCAAACTGGTATACGAGAAAAtgattgcttttttttttctgaaaagcAAAGGCTTAAGCATCTTACAACCACCATGGCATTTCAACGGGCAGTGATTGTTCAGCTATTAATGGTGGCACCTTTGATATCAATGTAACTAAGGTATTCATAATTAGACCTGGTCATGGCATGAGATACCTAGAGTTGATCTTTAGATCCTGATCATCATTCTTATATGAACTAAAAGTCACTCCATAGATTTTTCTATTCAGTATCGGAAGCCTTGGGAAAGATGGTGTATGTGCAACAGTGGAACAAGAAATGGTACAGAACCGTAACGTCACAGAATCCATACATGGATTACGAATCAAAACGGTATATGTATGCCTACATATAACTTGAAAATTTCTCATTTGATTTATCTAAATTGAATTATGTTATTTTACCTTGGGGAGGAACAATAGGGAGATCACATTTCAGGGCATTAACACTTACTTTTAATATACACGGATCTTCAGCAGGGAGACATAAAAGTGTACTGATATCATTATTCATTACAAACCAAGTTGGAATAAGTGGAGTTGATAATGTTGCTTACTACAAAACATTCAAGGAATTTCGGCGATGCCACTCCAAATAACAGTTATGAATAACATACATAAACTGTTACAGACTCTTGATCTAATAAAGCTAATCACAGGAAATAGTTGGAAATtttaacaaatatacatattttctCAAAGGGGGATATCAAGGCCTTTTCCAATCTCTACTCCAATCATTTCAAGTACGCCTTTGTTCAGTATCTGCAAAAACAGGTTTAATCAGTTTAAGCATGCTCAATAAGACAGTTATATATCAACCGATAACTAACCAGTTCGACGATAAACGTGCCAATGAGACCCATCATGCAAGCTCTAGAGTTCCAAATTTCAGCAGTTTTTGTGAAACCAAGAAATGGAGATTGAAACTTTGGTTGTGCTTTTGGTAGTTCCACCTGAACATAAATTACCCCAAATGATTAAGGACCTTTAAATCCATTTAAGTAGGTATTTGGCattattttattacattaaCCTATGTGAAACTGATCATCTGTAACTGCTTATTTCACTAGCTAGC includes the following:
- the LOC122585212 gene encoding probable polygalacturonase At3g15720 isoform X2, whose amino-acid sequence is MGFLMMRLVFLSFWCIALSPRAATATDFDVTTYGAYGDGMTDDSPAFVQAWADLCGDTSEYPTMIIPPNMTFLLSPVVFDGSSCVAPAVNIKLLGSITAPDTLDGWKDCAENRFWLYFTSVQGLTIDGPGQIDGQGSVWWRVQETTDTCQRPSDVDIGHLHIIAPEDSPNTDGIDISASSQITIHDSNIQTGDDCVAINGGVSDMNVTRVLCGPGHGISIGSLGENSEYDTVENVHIQNCNITGTVTGLRIKTVPDGTGYAKAIVFQDIYLVDVLNPIVIDQHYITRSTNDDNSTVPMESALHVSDVQYINIYGSSATTQAVIFNCSDAFTCTDIVTKNVQITGDSIAYCVNVEGNFVDTTPNITCI
- the LOC122585212 gene encoding probable polygalacturonase At3g15720 isoform X1 — translated: MGFLMMRLVFLSFWCIALSPRAATATDFDVTTYGAYGDGMTDDSPAFVQAWADLCGDTSEYPTMIIPPNMTFLLSPVVFDGSSCVAPAVNIKLLGSITAPDTLDGWKDCAENRFWLYFTSVQGLTIDGPGQIDGQGSVWWRVQETTDTCQRPSALHFHSCKGLRLNGTKHINSPFLHISITNCQDVDIGHLHIIAPEDSPNTDGIDISASSQITIHDSNIQTGDDCVAINGGVSDMNVTRVLCGPGHGISIGSLGENSEYDTVENVHIQNCNITGTVTGLRIKTVPDGTGYAKAIVFQDIYLVDVLNPIVIDQHYITRSTNDDNSTVPMESALHVSDVQYINIYGSSATTQAVIFNCSDAFTCTDIVTKNVQITGDSIAYCVNVEGNFVDTTPNITCI
- the LOC122581561 gene encoding light-harvesting complex-like protein OHP1, chloroplastic, whose product is MATLSSSFLQQPNLLSPHLSKPNHISKKRAVSFKIQAAKLPAGVELPKAQPKFQSPFLGFTKTAEIWNSRACMMGLIGTFIVELILNKGVLEMIGVEIGKGLDIPL